CCGCCGGTACAACGCGCGACCGCTTCGCCTTCAACGCGCTCGATATCTGAGTCACAAACCGGACAATGTGCCGGGAAAGTCACTGCCTGAGTGTCTACCGGCCTGCTTTCATACACCACGCCGACAACTTGTGGGATCACATCTCCGGCACGGCGAACAATCACTGTATCACCAATGCGCAGCCCCAGACGTTCAATTTCATCGGCATTGTGCAACGTGGCATTACTGACCGTCACACCGGCTACCAAGACAGGCTCCAAACGGGCAACCGGCGTAATGGCACCGGTACGCCCTACCTGAAACTCAACATCACGGACGATCGTTATCTGTTCCTGGGCGGGAAACTTGAAAGCCGTTGCCCAACGCGGCGCACGGGCAACAAAACCCAATCTTTCTTGTAATTCGAGGGAATCGACTTTAACCACAACCCCATCAATATCAAAACCCAGTGTCGGCCGTTGTTGTTCAATGTTATGGTAGAAATCCATCACCTGTTGCGTTCCCTGACATAATTTCACTTTGTCACTGACAGGCAATCCCCAGCGCTTAAACTGCATCAGGCGTTCATAATGACTTGCAGGTAACGTTCCATCTTCCAGCACACCGACACCATAGCAGTAGAAAGTCAGCGGGCGTTTGGCCGTAATGCGAGGATCGAGCTGACGCAATGATCCCGCCGCCGCATTGCGGGGATTAGCGAAGACTTTATTGCCTGTGCGCCGCGCTTCTTCGTTGAATTTTTCAAACCCGGCTTGCTTCATAAAAACTTCGCCACGAATTTCAACGCGGGCGGGAATATTGTCCCCTTTCAACCGCAGGGGAATGTTACGAATGGTGCGAACATTGGCGGTAATATTCTCCCCTGTGGTTCCATCGCCACGTGTTGCGGCTTGTACCAATTCGCCATTTTCATACAGTAAACTGACCGCTAAACCATCCAGTTTTAGTTCGCAACAAAACACCAGATCCTGACCATTTTTCAGACGATCACGGACGCGCTTATCAAATGCCAGATAACTCTCTTCATCAAAGACGTTATCCAGAGATAACATCGGGATCTCATGGCGTACCTGCTCAAACGCCGTTAAGGGTGCAGCTCCCACACGTTGGGTAGGCGAGTCTGCGGTAATCAGTTCTGGATGCTGCTCTTCCAGCGCTTTTAATTCTCGCATCAAACGATCATATTCTGCATCAGGGATCTCTGGCGCATCCATAACATGATACAAGTGTTCGTGATGACGTAATGTAGTTCTTAATTCGTTGATTTTTAGAATGATATTTTCCATGATTTCTTACCAGAGATGAAAAACCCCCGACTGGCGGGGGTTCAATACTAAAAAGAGGGGATTATACACCGACATTGAGCGTATTGCGGATACGCGCCTTATAGAGTTCGATCATCTGTGGTGTCAGCATCTTGCGCTCACCATCCAGAACCACGCCTCCCACATCGGCGGCGATACGCTGTGCCGCCTGCAACATCAGTTTAAAATTCTGATTGGAATCGCCATATGAAGGCACAAGCATAAACATGGAAACACCAGGGGTAGTAAAATCCGCCATTCGCTCTGGATCAAACGAACCCGGTTTTACCATATTAGCTAAACTGAACAATACCGCCCCGCTACCCGATGGGTTCAGGTGACGATGAAAAATATTCATCTCACCAAACCGGAAGCCTGCCTGCAAAATACTCTGGAGCAAGACTTCGCCGTTCAGTTCTTGCCCGTGATGAGCGGCAACATGCAATACCAACACGGTTTCTTTTTTGGCCTGTTCAGATTCAGACAATGCTTCACTTTCCGCTGCCTTTGACTGCCCTTCCACAACCTCAGAACCTGACTCAGCTTCCCCGGCTGTTTTCAATTCAGCGGGGTCAACCGAGTCGAACAACCCAAGTTGCGGTTCTTCCTGTTGATCATCGGCATCTTTCACTGTGACGTCGGATACATCAGATTGATGCCTTGCAAGTAAAGGATCTGAGCCATCATCAGGCACACGACGCTCGATAACAGGCTCTGCACGATGTTCAGTATGCGGTTTAACCGACTCCTGCACATTCGATTTAGGCGTATTATCAAACAGTTCATCGCCACCATTATCCTCTGGCTCTTCCTGACGCCCCTGTTTATGACGTTTAACTGGGCGATCACGAAAGAGTGATGAACGCTCTTTACGGCTGGTCCACAACCCATGTAATAGCAAAGCTATTATGGCTATCGCACCAACAACGATTAATATCAGACGCAAATCCTGCATCATTGCTATCTCTGTTGTTTAAATTAATTGCCACCACGGCGGAATATTCTTTAGATAAGAGTATTTGTCAAATAAGACAAGTGCAAGTCTCTACCTGCTTTTCTTATCATAAAGCGATATTCCCTCTGTTTTTTCGGATGTTTTTTACCCACAAAACCACTGGTCAGTAGAAAATCCTGCCTATATCATACCGTCTCAATCATCTGGGAGAGAATAAGAAAATATGACGAATTCGACAAAGTCGCCAAAACATTCAAGCGGATTTCACTATATTGCACAAGGCTGGCAACTGATAACCCGCCCCGGCATTAAGAGATTCGTTCTATTACCTTTATTGGCCAATATCTTATTGCTAGGTGGTTCATTCTGGTGGCTATATCATAAACTGGATGGCTGGATACAATGGACCCTCGATAAAATACCCGACTGGATGCAGTGGTTAAGCTATTTAATTTGGCCATTTGCAGTTATTTCCATCTTATTGGTTTTTACCTATTTTTTCAGCACACTCGCGAATTTTATCGCTTCACCCTTTAATGGATTGCTGGCAGAAAAACTGGAGGCCGACCTGACAGGCATTCCGGCACCCGATACTGGTATGGTCGATTTGCTCAAAGACACGCCCCGTATTCTAAAACGTGAAATAGTGAAAATTCTTTACTATATTCCGCGGGCACTCATCCTGTTGTTACTTTATTTCATTCCCGGAATAGGCCAAACCATCGCGCCTATCCTTTGGTTTATTTTCAGTGCCTGGATGCTGGCAATCCAATATTGTGATTATCCCTTTGATAACCATAAAGTCAGTTTTACCGCCATGCGCAATACCTTGCGCCAAAACAAAATAGATAACCTGCAATTCGGCGCAGCAGTGAGCATTTTAACCATGATCCCTGTCGTGAATCTGTTCATTATGCCCGTTGCGGTTTGTGGAGCAACGGCGATGTGGGTTGATCGTTACCGTGCTCAACACGCTCTCAATCGCAGGTCATCAAGCTGATTTAATCTTCGGCTTACCCTCTTTTTCCTGCCACAACAACAAAGCCCCTGACATTTTTATCCTCTGTCAGGGGCTTTGCTTAAAAAGTTATGCCAATCTTAAATCATCCAAACACGATAAAATGACCATCAAATATTCTTTTATATAATAAGAATAGACTGAAACCTTATTTCCATAAATAAGATGTTAGCGTATGGTTGAGTTAATGTTTACGGCATTCATTTACGGTATGAGTATTTACGGTATCTTAGGGGCAATCGAACAATGAGTAAAATTTATGAAGATAATTCGTTGACTATTGGTCACACTCCGCTGGTACGTTTAAAAAATTTCGCCAATGGCCGCATCTTGGCGAAAGTCGAATCCCGCAATCCCAGTTTCAGTGTCAAATGCCGCATTGGTGCCAATATGATTTGGGACGCTGAAAAACGTGGCATTCTAACCAAAGATAAAGCGCTTATCGAGCCGACCAGTGGTAACACAGGGATTGCACTGGCCTATGTTGCAGCCGCCCGTGGTTATAAGTTGACACTAACCATGCCTGAAACGATGAGCCTTGAGCGTCGTAAGCTGCTAAAAGCACTGGGCGCAAATTTGGTGCTGACCGAAGGGGCAAAAGGCATGAAAGGCGCCATTGAGAAAGCGAACGAAATCCGTGACAGCGATCCTGACCGTTATGTCCTCCTGCAACAATTCAGCAATCCCGCCAACCCTGAAATTCATGAAAAAACCACTGGCCCTGAAATTTGGGAAGATACTGACGGCGATGTAGACGTTTTCGTTGCTGGTGTAGGAACGGGTGGCACAATCACGGGTGTTGCCCGTTACTTGAAAAATACCCGTGGCAAGCCAGTGACTATTGTTGCAGTAGAACCCGAAGATTCACCTGTTATCAGTCAAAAATTGGCAGGTGAAGAGCTTAAACCAGGCCCACATAAAATTCAGGGAATTGGCGCCGGTTTTATTCCTGATAACTTAGATTTAACATTAGTTGACCGTGTATTTAAAATCAGCAATGAAGAAGCGATTCAAATAGCACGTGAAGTTACTGAAAAAGAAGGTATTCTTTCCGGCATTTCTTCCGGTGCTGCGGTTGCCGCAGCCATCAAAATCGCGCAAGAAGAGGCCTATAAAGACAAAAATATCGTCGTTATCCTGCCTTCTTCAGCGGAACGTTACCTCAGTACGGTCCTGTTTGCTGATTTATCCAGTGAGTAAAAATCGTGCTATAGAATTTTTCACTACCTTGACAAAAAAGCACCTTCAGGGTGCTTTTTTGTGCATTAGATCAAAGTTTAAAACTTTCCTAGATGATTTATTCAAGTAGCTTTAGTATTTAACCTGTAATTATTTTGATGCACGAAATTAATCGCCAAACAGGTGACAAAAGAGTTATTCAATCAGGTCATTATTCGGATAACGTGTATTAACATCAAATCAACAATTGAGTGCATCAAGTATGTTAATTTTTTGATAATGATTATTATAGACCCAATAAATTTCAAGTCACACTCAACCGAGCAATAACTTGAAAAGCGGAGGGAATACGCTTTATTTCATTATCATTTAAACGGTTGTCCAAGCCGAAGCGAATTCAACAACACTCACTTTTGGATTCGTTTGGCTTATCAACAAATATTTAAGTTATTGAGGAAATACTATGTTCCAGCAAGAAGTTACTATTACTGCACCAAACGGCCTCCACACTCGCCCTGCGGCACAATTTGTCAAAGAAGCAAAAGGCTTCGCTTCTGACATTACCCTGACTTCTGGAGGCAAGTCTGCCAGCGCAAAAAGCCTGTTCAAATTACAAACGCTGGGATTGACTCAAGGTACAGTCGTAACGATTGCTGCTGAAGGCGAAGATGAGCAACAGGCGGTTGAACATTTAGTTAAATTGATGGGTGAATTGGAATAATTGTTCGCTCAATCAAGCCAATCTATTTCATTCAGTTTATCCCCAGCATAATAAAATCTGGGGATATTTTGAGCCTCTTTTCTAAAGGCTCAATGAAAAGTCACCACCCGCAGTAAGGTCATATAATATGATTTCAGGCATCTTAGTATCACCAGGAATTGCTTTCGGTAAAGCGCTATTACTGAAAGAAGATCCCATCATTATCAATCAGAAAAAAATTATCCCTGAACAAGTCGAACCAGAAATTTCCCGCTTTAAGCAAGGCCGCGACAAATCTTCCGCACAATTAGAGATAATCAGAAAAACCGCCGAAAAAAATCTGGGTGCAGAAAAGGCTGAAATCTTCGAAGGCCATATTATGTTGCTGGAAGATGAAGAGCTGGAGCAGGAAATTATTACGCTGATTAAAAAAAACCTGTCAACAGCAGATGCCGCCGTCTATTCTGTGATTGAAGATCAGGCCAAGGCGCTGGAAGAACTGGATGATGAATATTTGAAAGAGCGAGCCGCCGATGTCCGTGATATTGGCAAGCGCTTACTGAAAAATATTCTGGATATGCCCATTATCGATTTAGGCTCCATTGAAGAAGAAGTCATCTTGGTTGCCAGTGACCTGACCCCATCAGAGACCGCCCAGCTCAATCTGGACAAGGTATTGGGCTTTATCACCGATCTTGGCGGCCGAACCTCCCATACTTCCATCATGGCTCGCTCGCTGGAATTACCCGCGATTGTGGGGACAACCAA
This genomic interval from Xenorhabdus doucetiae contains the following:
- the ligA gene encoding NAD-dependent DNA ligase LigA, whose translation is MENIILKINELRTTLRHHEHLYHVMDAPEIPDAEYDRLMRELKALEEQHPELITADSPTQRVGAAPLTAFEQVRHEIPMLSLDNVFDEESYLAFDKRVRDRLKNGQDLVFCCELKLDGLAVSLLYENGELVQAATRGDGTTGENITANVRTIRNIPLRLKGDNIPARVEIRGEVFMKQAGFEKFNEEARRTGNKVFANPRNAAAGSLRQLDPRITAKRPLTFYCYGVGVLEDGTLPASHYERLMQFKRWGLPVSDKVKLCQGTQQVMDFYHNIEQQRPTLGFDIDGVVVKVDSLELQERLGFVARAPRWATAFKFPAQEQITIVRDVEFQVGRTGAITPVARLEPVLVAGVTVSNATLHNADEIERLGLRIGDTVIVRRAGDVIPQVVGVVYESRPVDTQAVTFPAHCPVCDSDIERVEGEAVARCTGGLFCAAQRKEALKHFVSRRAMDVDGMGEKIIEQLVDKEYVKTPADLFRLTAGTLTGLERMGPKSAQNVINALEKAKKTTFARFIYALGIREVGEATAVNLVAHFGTLEKLRAADIDALIAVQDVGGVVARHVVNFFNEPHNQAVIDDLINNIGIHWEVTESLSLKEVDSPFTGKTVVLTGSLSRLSRDEAKDKLAALGAKVTGSVSKKTDLVIAGEAAGSKLAKANELGIPVIDEEEMLRLLGE
- the zipA gene encoding cell division protein ZipA, which gives rise to MMQDLRLILIVVGAIAIIALLLHGLWTSRKERSSLFRDRPVKRHKQGRQEEPEDNGGDELFDNTPKSNVQESVKPHTEHRAEPVIERRVPDDGSDPLLARHQSDVSDVTVKDADDQQEEPQLGLFDSVDPAELKTAGEAESGSEVVEGQSKAAESEALSESEQAKKETVLVLHVAAHHGQELNGEVLLQSILQAGFRFGEMNIFHRHLNPSGSGAVLFSLANMVKPGSFDPERMADFTTPGVSMFMLVPSYGDSNQNFKLMLQAAQRIAADVGGVVLDGERKMLTPQMIELYKARIRNTLNVGV
- the cysZ gene encoding sulfate transporter CysZ gives rise to the protein MTNSTKSPKHSSGFHYIAQGWQLITRPGIKRFVLLPLLANILLLGGSFWWLYHKLDGWIQWTLDKIPDWMQWLSYLIWPFAVISILLVFTYFFSTLANFIASPFNGLLAEKLEADLTGIPAPDTGMVDLLKDTPRILKREIVKILYYIPRALILLLLYFIPGIGQTIAPILWFIFSAWMLAIQYCDYPFDNHKVSFTAMRNTLRQNKIDNLQFGAAVSILTMIPVVNLFIMPVAVCGATAMWVDRYRAQHALNRRSSS
- the cysK gene encoding cysteine synthase A; protein product: MSKIYEDNSLTIGHTPLVRLKNFANGRILAKVESRNPSFSVKCRIGANMIWDAEKRGILTKDKALIEPTSGNTGIALAYVAAARGYKLTLTMPETMSLERRKLLKALGANLVLTEGAKGMKGAIEKANEIRDSDPDRYVLLQQFSNPANPEIHEKTTGPEIWEDTDGDVDVFVAGVGTGGTITGVARYLKNTRGKPVTIVAVEPEDSPVISQKLAGEELKPGPHKIQGIGAGFIPDNLDLTLVDRVFKISNEEAIQIAREVTEKEGILSGISSGAAVAAAIKIAQEEAYKDKNIVVILPSSAERYLSTVLFADLSSE
- the ptsH gene encoding phosphocarrier protein Hpr, whose translation is MFQQEVTITAPNGLHTRPAAQFVKEAKGFASDITLTSGGKSASAKSLFKLQTLGLTQGTVVTIAAEGEDEQQAVEHLVKLMGELE